The DNA sequence CGTTCCGGCTGTCGCTGTCGAACCTCGACAACAAGGGAATCATCGAAAACACGGGCCTGACCCGCAAGACGATCAACCTGACGGCTGACCAGAACATTACGTCGAAACTAAGTTTCAGCGTACTGGCCAACTACATCGACGAACGGGTGAAAAACAAGCCTATCCTGAGCGATGGCCCGATGAACGCCAACAACGGCCTGATGCTGGCGACGAACATTGACCAGCGGATTCTGGCACCGGGTTACAACACCACAACGGGCAGGGAAATCATCTTCAGCGATGACGAATACGTAACCAACCCCTACTTTGTGGTCAACCAGTTCGTCAACAATGTCAACCGGAAGCGGCTGATCTCGATGGTATCGACCAAGTATCAGTTTGCCGACTGGATTTATGCGCAGGCCCGCGTGGGATACGACAACGCCAACGACCGTATTTTCAAGGTAACGCCCTGGGGAACGGCATATTCAAACGGCACCAAAGGCGGACTCGACGAACTGTCCAACGCCCAGCGTACCGAGCTGAATATCGATGGCTTGCTTGGCGTCAACAAATCTTTCGGTGCTGATTTCTCCGTGAATGCGTTACTGGGTGGTAACATTCGGAAGAACAACTACGAGAAGATCGGTATCAACGGTGGCCCCTTCGTTCTGCCTTACCTCTACAGCTGGAACAACGTAGTGAACTACAACCGCAACTACGAAGTAGCGAACACCGAAGTGCAGTCGGGCTATTATAACGTCGACCTGGCCTATAAATCATTCCTGACCATCGGTACAACCGGTCGTTATGATACCTACTCGACCCTACCCAGCGCAAACCGCAGTATTTTCACCCCTTCGGTAACGGGCGCTCTGGTGTTTTCCGACCTGGTTCGGGTGCCAAACCTGAGCTTTGGTAAACTTCGCGCGTCTTACGCCATGACCAGCGGTGAGCCAACAACGGCCTACGGTACCAGCGTATACTATAGCGTAGGGAATGCCATCAACGGTGTTGCTACGGGTAACTTCAGCGACCGGCTGCCAAACCTGTTCCTGAAACCCTTCACCAAGACCGAGCTGGAACTGGGTCTGGAACTGCGCTTCTTCGGCAGCCGCTTAGGATTCGACGTAGCGTACTACACCCAGAAAACCCGCAATGAGATTATGCCAGCCAACTACAGCTGGGCAACAGGCTACTCCAGCGGTGTAGTCGGTACGGGTTCTGTGCAGAACAACGGTCTGGAATTGCAGATCACGGGCACCCCGATTCGTAAATCGAACCTGAACTGGAATATCTCGCTGAACATGACCTCGGTTCACAACAAGATTCTGAAAACGGACGAAAACAACAACCCCATCACCCTTGGCTCAAACCGGGCTACGCTGGGTAATGCGGTTACGGCGTTTGTGGTTGGAGAATCTGGCCCCCAGATCCGGGCTTATGACTACAAATATGCCGCTAACGGCCAGATCGTTGTGGATGCCGCTGGCCTGCCCGTTCGGGGTAACCTGATCAACGCGGGTACCGTGCTGCCCACCCTGTATGGTGGCCTGAACAATGACTTCACATTCGGCGGCTTCAATCTTTCGTTCCTGATCGACTACAACTACGGTAACAAGATTCTGTCGGCAACGGAGAACTACGCATACCGTCGCGGCCTGCACAAGGCTACGCTGGTTGGTCGGGAAGGTGGCGTGACCACGGGTGTTGGCGAAGGCGGTGCTGCCAATACGGTAGCGGCTACGGCCCAGGCCTATTACACGGCGCTGGCCAACAACGTTACGAAGGTTAGCGTAGTCGATGGTGACTTCATCAAAATGCGTCAGCTTACCTTTGGTTACAACCTGCCGGTTCGCCTGCTGGAGAAGATGCCACTGATCCGGGCGGTCAACGTATCGGTCGTTGCCCGGAACCTCTTCTACATCATGAAGAAGACGACTAACATCGATCCAGAAGCGTCTTTCGGCTCTAACCTGAACTATTCAGGTATTGAGGGGGCTAACCTGCCCGCTATTCGTAACTATGGTGTAAACCTGAATATCAAGTTTAAATAAGACAACAATGAAGAAGAGAATCATCGCAATATCCTTCCTCATAGGAGCCCTGCAATTTTCGTGTTCGGATGATTTCGACGCGCTGAATACAGATCCGACGAAGGCATCGAGCAGCACCTTTGATCCAAACCTGCTGTTGCCTACGTCGCAGTGGACCTACGTCAATGCGTATTCCGGCTACAACGGTCCCATCCTGTTTCAAAGCATGTGGGCGCAGGTATATGCCTCCACAACATCGGGTGCGGCCAACTATTACACGAACGCTGACAAGTACGTCATTTCGGGTAACACCAACGATTACCAGGGCCGCACCTGGAACGAAGGGTTCAAAGCCGCCAGCTTCGCTTACGAAATGGAGCAGCTGACCAAGGGCAATCCGGCCCAGGTCAACCTGAACAGCATCGCGATCATTATGCAGGCCCAGTGCCTTGCCACGGTCAGTGATATTTACGGCGACATTCCCTACACGCAGGCGTTGCAGGGAAAAGCAGGTACCAGCCTGCCCGTATACGACACGCAGGAAAGCATCTACAAATCGCTGCTGAGCCGGCTCGAAACAGCCACCGCGGCACTGAGCACGTCTGCCCTAGTTCCTTCGAATGATGCGTTCGCCTACAAAGGCGACGTTGCCAAGTGGAAAAGGTTTGGCTATTCGCTGATGCTGAAGCTGGCCATGCGGTTGACCAAAGTCGATGCCGCTACGGCTAAAACTTACGCCGAAAAAGCCGCTGCCGGTGGTGTTTTCAGCAGCGTAGCAGACGACGCCTATGTCGTAGCCGATAACGCCAACAACTACGGCAACGGCAATGGTGCAGCCCTGTCGACCGCAGCCGACGTGTATCAGGTTCGCTGGAGCAAAACCATGATCGACTACCTGAAAGCCAACGAAGATCCCCGGTTGAGTGTCGTTGCCGAAGTGCCGGCTAGTGGGCTGGCGGCCAATCAGGATATGACGATTGCCGGTAATACCGCGCCTGCCGCGCAGCTGGGCCTGCCCAACGGCTATGACCTGAACGGTGGCGCCACGGACATCACCAAGTCGCCGGGCTATCCTGGTGGTACGGGTACCGGTGGCGACGTAACACCCATTGGTAAGTACTCGCGGCCTACCCTGCTCTTCAGAAGCCGGAACGCCCCCCTGTTCGTGCTGACCTACGCGGAAACCGAACTGCTGCTCGCGGAAGCCGCCACGCGGGGATTTGCCGTAACGGGCAGCGCTGCCCAGCACTATAAGAACGGTGTTGCGGCTGGCATCCAGTCGCTGGCCAAATTTGGTACGGCGGCCACGATCGACGCAGCAACGGCAACGGCCTATGCTGATGCACACCCGCTGGTAGCAGCCAACGCGCTTAAGCAAATCAACGAGCAGTACTGGGCCACTACGGGTCTATTACAAAACTTCGGCGAAGCCTGGAACAACTGGAAACGGTCGGGATTCCCGCAGCTGACCCCGGTCAACTACACGGGTAACTTCTCGAACGGCACGATTCCACGCCGGCAACCGTACCCAACGACGGAAGCAACGCTGAATACGGCGAACTACCAGTCGGCAACGGGTCGTCTGGCCTCGGGCGACAACTGGGTGTCGCGCGTTTGGTGGGACAAATAAGCCAATCATGATGTAAAATAGCGAAAGGTCTCTTCATGGGACCTTTCGCTATTTTTACCTATTTTTAGTGTCTATTTTTTGCGCGTTATGTCTTCCCCGACGTCAGTGTCTCACCGGATTTTATGCTTGTACCGAGTCGTTCGCTACGGCTTTTGCCGCCTTGCCCTGGTTTGCGTTCTGACCAGTAGCGTTGTGGCCCAGCCCCTGTTCACGCTGCTGCCAGCCAGCAAAACGGGGGTTGCCTTCCGGAACGATATCGATGAGAACGAGAGCCTGAACGTGCTGTCGTACGAATACTTTTACAACGGAGCCGGTGTTGCTGTCGGGGATTTCAACAACGACGGCTTGCAGGACATCTTTTTTACGGCCAACCTCAAATCGAACAAACTGTACCTGAACCTTGGCAACCTGACGTTTAAAGATATCACCAAGGATGTTGGAGCCGACGTAGCCGGCCGGAGCGGGGGCTGGAAAACGGGGGTTAGCCTGGCTGATGTCAACGGCGACGGCTGGCTGGATATCTACGTGTGCTATTCGGGAAAAGTCGACGAAGCCAAACGGCGCAACCAGTTGTTCATCAATCAGGGCCTTTCCGGTAGGTCAGGGGGGACTGTCCGATTTGTGGAACAGGCCAAAGAGTATGGCCTCGACGATCCGGGCTACAGCACGCAGGCATCCTTTCTGGATTACGATAAGGATGGCGATCTGGATATGTTGCTGCTCAACCACAACGTCAGGAAATTCGACAATATGGAGCTGGCCAAATACCGTACAGCGGTTGATCCACTGTCCGGCAACAAGCTCTACGAAAATCAGGATACTCATTTCCGGGATGTCACCCAGAAAGCGGGCATTCACCAGTATCCGCTCACCTTCGGACTGGGCGTAGCCGTAGCCGACATCAACGGCGACAGTTGGCCCGACATCTACGTCACCAACGATTACAACGAACCCGATTACCTGTATATCAATCAAAAAAACGGTACGTTCAGCGACGAAACCCAACAGCACTTCCGGCACCTGCCCCAATTCTCGATGGGTGTCGATATTGCTGACTACAACAACGACGGCCTGCCAGACCTGATGTCGCTGGATATGCTGCCCGAAGACAACCGTCGCCAGAAACTGCTGCAGTTGCAGGAAAACTACGAGTCGTTCGAGCTGATGCAGCAGCAGGGATTGCAGCGCCAGTATATGCGCAACATGCTGCAACTTAACAATGGCGACGGCACCTTCAGCGAAATTGCGCAGACGGCGGGCGTATCCAACACCGACTGGAGCTGGTCACCGCTCCTGGCCGACTACGACAATGACGGCTATAAAGACCTGTTCATCACCAACGGCTATCTCCGTGATTATACGAACAAGGATTTCCTCCGCTACTGGGGCGACTATAAGGTTCAGAAAGCCATAAACCGCGAATCGGTTCAACTGATGGACCTGGTGCGGGCCATGCCTGCCACCAAAATCCCGAATTACATTTTCCGCAACAACCACGACCTGACGTTTGCCAACAAGCAGCAGGAATGGGGATTTCAAACCCCGTCCGTATCCAGCGGAGCCGCCTATGCCGATCTGGATAATGATGGTGACCTGGAGCTGGTGGTTAACAATATTAATGAAGCCGCCTTCATCTACCAGAATCAGAGCCGGGAGCAGACCCGTAACGGCTACGTTCAACTGAAGCTGGTTCCAGCACGCGGCAACAGAAATGCACTGGGTGCGCAAGTAACCCTGTACGCGGGCGGCAACCGACAGTATCAGGAGATCAGTCCGGTGCGCGGGTACTTGTCAACACAGCCGCTGGTACTTCATTTCGGTATCGGTACTGCTGATCGGGTTGATTCGGTGGCAGTCACCTGGCCCGACCAGACCCGGCAGGTCATTGCGGGCGTACCAATTAACCGGCAAACGATTGTTCAGCAACCCACTACGGGCCTCACGTCTCCCCCGCTTCCGGGTCCCAAAGCGACGAGTCCTCTCTTCGCCAGAATGGCCCCGGTCGTGGCGCATACGCACGAAGGACTGACCGAAAATGACTTCAAGCGGCAGCCTCTCATGTTGTGGATGTACTCGCATACGGGACCGGTGCTGGCCCGGGGCGACGTCAATAAAGACGGGCTGGACGATATCTTCATCAGTGGCGACCCGAACAAGCCCGGCCATGTCTGGCTGCAGCAGAAGAACGCACCCGCCACGAGTCCGGCTTTCCAGAAAATAGACGCCCTGTCCATCGGCGATGAATCGGTATCGTCGATTTCGGCCGCCGTTTTTTTCGATGCAAACGGCGATGGCTACGACGATCTATACGTAGCCAGGGGAGGTTATTCCCTGTTCGAGACGAACACGGCCGCGTTGCAGGATGAACTATACCTGAACAACGGAGCCGGGATGCTGACCCTGTCGGCAACGGGGCTTCCCAACGTGAGCGCCAGTAGTAAATCGTGCGTACGTCCCTGCGATTTCGACGGCGACGGCGACCTTGACCTGTTTGTGGGCGGGCGGGTTGTACCGGGCCGATATCCGGAATCGCCCGTTTCGTACCTGCTTGAGAACAACGGCAGGGGTCAGTTCAAGCCCCTGGCCATTCCCTTTGCCCGGGCGGGCATGGTGACCGATGCCCAGTGGTCCGATATGGACAACGACGGGCGAGCCGACCTGGTCATCTGCGGGGAGTTCATGCCCGTAAAGATCTACCTCAACAAAAAGGACGGCTTCGTTGACCGAACAAAAGCCTATTTCCCAACCCCCACGCCCGGCTTCTGGCTATCGCTGGCGATAGCCGATGTTAACGGCGATGGGCAGAAAGACATCATTGCCGGAAACTTGGGCACTAATTCGCAACTCCATATTTCGGAACGGGAACCCGCCGATTTGTACTTTACGGATTTCGATCAGAACGGCTCCATCGATCCCTTTTTCAGTTTTTACGTCCAGGGAAAAGCCTACCCGTTCGTCAGCCGTGATGAGCTGAATGACCAGATTTACGCGATGCGGAAGAAGTTTGGCTTCTACAAGGATTATGCCGGCGCTACGGTACAGGATATTTTCCCGGCAGATGAACTGGCCCGGGCCCAGCGGTTGATCGTGTCCGAATGCCATACCGTCTGTTACCTGGCTAAGAACGGCACGTTCGAAACCCATATTCTACCCATCCAGGCCCAGTTTTCGCCGGTTACCGCCAGCGTTGTGCGGGATGTAAACCACGACGGACACCCCGACCTGCTGCTATTTGGCAACAAGACAGACAACCGGCTCAAACTGGGCAGCATGGATGCCAATTACGGCTGTTTGCTGGTGGGTGATGGAACGGGTACGTTTCAGTATGTAAGCCAACCGGCTTCGGGTTTATCGGTAACGGGCGACGTTAAATCGGTTATCGACCTGACTGTCCAGCAGAAGCAATGCCTGATTATTGGTGCTTTTAACCAACCGCTGCAGGTATACAGCGAGCAAAAAAAATGAGATATTTTCTTCTCGGCTGGTTACTGATAAGCCACGCAGCCTGGGCAAAGCCGAAGCCCAAACCCGATCTGGGGACGCATCTTCAGCCTACCCTGTTTGCCGTAACAATGGTGATGATCCACGATGTCGTGAATCCGCCCGCGGCCAGTCGTTTTTACACCTACTGCCTGCTGGGTGCGCACGAGATTACGGCACAACGCAACGCAGGCATTGTGTCGCCATCGTCGTTTGTTCGTGAGTTCAAAGCGCTCGATCTGCCAGCCAGCGAGCCGTATAATTACCAGATAGCGGCCCTCTACTGCATCCTCGAAACCGGCCGGCAACTTATCCCATCCGGGCATCTGCTGGAAGCGGAGCAGACAAAGCTGCTTGGCCAGCTCAAAAAGGAAGGATATGGCGACCCGGTATTACAGGCGTCCGTTGCCGTTGCGCAGGCGGTGGCGCGGCAAATTGTTGGATATGCCGCCAGCGACAATTACCGAAAACTAAGCGCCCGGCTACGGTATCGGCCCACGAAAAGCGATGGGTCCTGGTATCCAACACCCCCCGCTTACATCGAAGCCATTGAACCCCACTGGCGAACCGTCCGGCCTATGGTCATCGACTCCTGTACGCAGTTCAAGCCCCTGCCACCGGTGCCGTTCAGCAAAGACAGCAGCAGCGCATTTTTCAAACTGGCCTACGACGTATACCAAACAGGAAACACCCTGACCGACGAGCAACGCTTCATAGCCTCGTATTGGGACTGTAACCCGTTTGCCGTAAACACTTCCGGGCACATGGCCATCGGTTTCAAGAAAATAAGCCCCGGTGGTCACTGGATGAACATCACCAGTATCGCCACCGCCCGGGCAAAACTGCCGTTTGACAAGACAATTCTGGTGCATTCGCTGGTGGCTATGACCCTGCTGGATTCGTTTATCAGCTGCTGGGACGAGAAGTATCGCAGTAACCGCGTCAGGCCCGAAACAGTCATCAACCGGTATATAAATGTTCACTGGCAGCCACTTCTGCAGACACCGCCGTTCCCGGAGTATACCAGTGGCCACAGCGTTATCTCCACGGCGGTAGCTGAGTTACTGTCTTACCTGATCGGCGATACGTTTGCCTTTACCGACAATACCGAGATTCTGTTCGAATTACCGGAACGGGAGTTCAAATCGTTTCGGCAGGCCGCCAGTGAAGCCGCTATTTCACGGCTGTACGGCGGTATCCACTACCGCGACGCCATCGTTAACGGGCAGGCACAAGGAAAGGCAATCGGTGAATTTGTCGTGGCCCGGCTCAAAAAGCTTGGTGTAGCGCCTGTATTGTAATCGTTGCGTAACACCAGTCTTCCGCCCGCCTGTTGATGCTTCTGCCAGACTAATATGTCCCCAACAGGACACAAATAGTCCCCAATTGACAACAGGCTATTGACTCATAGGACGAGCTTTGCGACCAGTCGTAGGGCTTCTCTACTTCTATCCTGTGGCCCCGATCTTGCCTGAACCAGGCTGGGTTGGGGCTTCTGAGCATGAGCGGCAGGCATGTACCCCAAACTGCCGGGCCTGCTGCTGAAGCCAGCGGTTGCCGGATTACTTATTTTCGGTAGGTTGTGATTGCTTCTTCGTAGATCCGGATACCCGGAATATCCCGCACACCTTTGGCGATATCGTTTTTGATAGCCGCTTCATCAATGACCCAGTAACCGTTAGGAACCTGATTGCGGTCTATGATTTCAAACGCCCATTTCATCTGCACACCTTTTGGTTTGTCGATCACGGCAATTTCGGGTGTCAGCCAGTTTGTTCCGTCGGCCTGATTAAGCGTATGTTGCTGAACGGCCTCCGCGAGCTGGTGTTCCCGAACCCGCAATACCTCCCGGTTATAGTGCTCGACGGCATCTTTGAGGGGTTGCATGGCTTCCAGAATAGGAGCGGTCATTTCCTTTTCCAGCTCCATCCAGTCGTGTTTTTGCCGGTCGAGTTCGCGGGTGATCTTGAGTCGCTCGGCAGCCACCAGCTTGATCAACTCGTGCCCCTGCGCAACATGCTTGATCAACTGTTCCTGCTGCTCGGGCGTACCACACACGGCGGGCTGACGGCGTAAGAAAGTAACGTAATCGGTTAGGGAAGCCTGAAGTTGTTCACGGCCGCTCGAATCGGCCAGCGACAGGCCTGTGGTTTGGGTAGTTTCGGTAGCCATAGCCTTACAAGCGTTATGAGGGCATAAATGTTAGTTGAATCATGTAGTCGCCCCGTTCGGATGGAGCAGTGGGTACGCTTCGGCAGCGGTTGCAACGGCAATCGTGAGGGCCACCAATGTCATGCACCGGAAAAATCACGCAGACTCCCAAAAAAATACGCTATTAGCTGTAATCGTCTTTTAAATACTAAATCTATAGTGTTTATCAATTATTAACTTCCTGACTTACAATCAACTAGTTTATGCCATTTGATAAGTTGCTGTTTTTTTTCATTAAATCCTGTTTGCGTTGCTATTAGTGTATACGACAATATATGACCGATAAATAAGCCACAAGCGATGGACGCTTGTTGGCGATTACGAATCAACTTTATTTGTCCAAGTTTTACGTAAATCAGCTGTACAACATGAAAAAGATCAACTTTCTCCTCCTGTTAGCCATTGGCTTGCTAGCGGGTACCCAATCCTTTGCACAAATGGCCGTCGATAAAGGTACTAAGTTTGTAAACCTTGGTATTGGCGTTGGGGGCTACAGCTACTTCACCGGTAGTGGATTAGGTTTAAATGCCGCGCTGGACGTTGGCGTTGCCAAAAATATTACGGTAGGTGGTATTCTCGGCTATCGTGGATACGGTAATGGCGTTACCTCGTTCGACATTGGTGCTCGTGGCTCATACCACTTTAATGAAATCCTGAATCTATCGACCGACAAGGCTGATTTGTATGCGGGGCTGGGTATTTCTTATTACCGTCTTTCCTACGGTGATACGTACCTCCGTTCGATTGGCATAGCCGATTCTTACGGCACAACGTATATTCCAATTCACATCGGCGGCCGTTATTTCTTCTCGGAAACGTTGGGCGGGTTCGCTGAACTAGGTTCCAGCCTGGCTACGCTCAAACTGGGACTCACCCTTAAATTGTAAATGAGTTTCACAAAAAAAGCCCCTCATCGCACGATGAGGGGCTTTTTTTGTGAAACTCATTTACTCGCCACTTCTTTCAGACTCTTCACGCCCATGTTCCAGAGGATGAAGGCGTAAATATCGGCAGTGGTTTCAATGTTCTTTTTGGTGTTGCTGGCACCGTGGCCCGAGTTCACATCGACCCGAATCAGAACGGGATTAGTCCCTTTGTAAACTTCCTGCAACGTAGCCGCGTACTTGAACGAGTGGGCCGGCACAACCCGATCATCGTGGTCAGCAGTGGTAATCATTGTAGCGGGATAGTTAACACCCGGCTTCAGATTCTGAATGGGCGAGTAGGCATACAACGCCTTGAACTCCTCGGCGTTGTCGCTGCTGCCGTAGTCGGCGATCCAGTTCCAGCCGATGGTGAACTTGTGAAACCGGAGCATGTCCATCACACCTACCTGCGGAATAGCCACCCGGAACAGTTCGGGACGCTGGTTCATAACCGCTCCCACCAGCAGCCCACCATTTGAGCCGCCCTGGATGGCCAGTTTAGCCGGACTGGTATACTTTTGGGCAATCAGGTACTCGGCCGCGGCAATGAAATCGTCGAATACGTTCTGTTTCTTGAGCTTCATGCCCTGTTCGTGCCAGGTTTCGCCGTATTCGCTGCCACCGCGCAGGTTGGCTTGGGCATAAACACCACCCTGTTCCAGAAACGGGATCCGTAGCGGGCTAAACGCGGGCGGCAGGCTGATGTTGAAACCACCGTAGCCATAAAGCAGCGTCGGGTTGGTACCGTCGAGTTTAATGCCTTTGCGGTAGGTCAGGAACATAGGCACTTTGGTGCCGTCCCTGCTGGTGTAAAATACCTGTTTCGTTTCATAATCACCGGGGTTGAAATCAACGTCCGGTGCCCGGAAAACGGTACTCTTGCGCGTAGCGATGTCGTAGCGGTAGATGGTTGGCGGGAAAGTGAACGAGGTGAAGGAATAGAATACGAACTTATCGTCTTTCTCGCCCCCGAACCCGCCGGCCGACCCAATAGCGGGCAGTTTGATCTCACTCTCCTGCTTACCGGCATAATCGAACACCAGCACCTGTGAGGTTACGTCTTTCGAATACTCCACGAATAGTTTACCACCGGCTGCGCTCACGCTGTTTTCAGCAATGGGCTGCGGCCTTTCGGGAATGAGTGGCGTAAACGCCCGCTTCTTCGTATCAAAGGCAACAACCTTGCTGTTAGGCGCTTTTTCGTTGGTCAGGATCAACAGCCGGTCGCCGTCGTTGTCGACTACGTTATAGCTGAAGTTGGTAACCTCAGCAACCACCGGTTTAAACGTCTTTTCGGCTGACTTGGCATCGATATAGAACAGGGCGTTACCGTCTTTCCCCTGGCCCCGGTCGCTGATGGTGAGCAACACAAAACGCTCGTCGTCGGTGGTGCCAACGGTATGAAACCGCTGCGGGCTTTTGGCATCTTCGTAGACCAGCCGGTCGGCCGACTGTGGGGTGTTGAGGGTATGAAAAAACACCTGGTGGTTCTCGTTCTTAGCCGCCAGCGCCGAGCCTTCGGGTTTAGGGTACCGGCTGTAGTAAAAGCCATTACCCTGCCAGGCGGCCCCGGATACCTTCACCCATTCGATCTTGTCGGACAGGTACTGCTTGGTCGCCAGATCCATCACCTGGTATTCCTGCCAGTCGGACCCACCTTTCGACAGGCCAACTACGGCATAGTGGCCATCTTTCGACAGAGAAAAGACCCCCAGCCGGGTCGTACCGTCGGCAGAAAGTTTGTTGGGGTCAATGACCAGCTCGGGTTTGCCATCCAGTCCTTTCTGGCGGTACAGCACCGACTGATTCTGCAGCCCGTCATTTTTCGAGAAGTAGAACCACTCACCTTTCCGGCTCGGAGCCGAATATTTGGGGTAGTTATAGACCTGCTCCAGCCGGGATTGCAGCTGCGAGCGGTAGGGAATCTGGGCCAGGTAGCCAAACGTAACCTTGTTCTCGGCTTTTACCCACTCGGCGGTTTCGGCCGACCGATCGTCTTCCAGCCAGCGGTAAGGATCGGCCACTTTTGTGCCGTGGTAATCGTCGGTCTGATCGGTTTTGCGGGCTTTGGGATACGCCAGCGGGGTGTCGCCCTGACCTACGGCAACAGATGAACTCAGCATGAGCAACAGGTAAATAGGTTTGAACGAATACATAGGAAACGCTTTATAAACGAGTCGACGAAACCAACAAGTTTACGAATAACGCCCCCCTGCACTGAAAAGGCAAATGGCGCGTCAATCAGGTGCGTTAGTCACTCAGCCCAACGGCTCGTTTAGACGGTCTTGTTTTTAGACAGGTTTGGAAATACGACAAATAGACACCTCATTTACAATCTTTTACTAATAGCCTAAACAACCGCCTATACGTCGACGCCCTGTTTTGTTTTTGACGAAGCCAAGCCATTCGTTCACCCTTGTTACCAAACGCCAGCCCTCCCGCCTAGCCATGAATCTACGTCTACGCAGTATCTGTCTGATTGCCGGCCTGATCATGCTGATTCAGGCCGGCTGGGCGCAGATGGTACCCTCGAACAGCACCGCGTTTCGGGTTGATCATATCGGGGTCAATGACGGACTGACACAGGGGTCTGTGTATTCTATTCTGAAAGACAGCCGGGGCTTTCTGTGGTTCGGCACCCAGGACGGTCTCAATCGGTACGACGGTCACCGGTTCCGTACGTTTCTACCGGCCAGCGAGCCGCTACCGTCCACAAAGTCGACGCTATCGGCGGCCGGCCATATTCAGGGTGTAACCATTCTGGGCATTGTGGAATCGCCCGATGGTAATTTGTGGATCGGAACAGAAGAGGGCCTGAACTGCTACGATCGTCAGCGCGATCGGTTCGACTGTTTTCTGCCGGACAGCCCGGCCAACAACCCTCTGTCGAATCGGGTCCTGCCTTTTTACGCCGATCAGCGCGAAGTACTGTACCTGAGCGACGCTGAAGGACTGGTTCGGTTCGACTACCACACGAAACGCAAAACGGTGCTGACGGCCGGTCTTCACCTCAGCCAGGAATATGACCTGCCCAGTTCAACCACCCGCACGGCTTCGGGCAGCGTCTGGCTCCA is a window from the Spirosoma rigui genome containing:
- a CDS encoding SusC/RagA family TonB-linked outer membrane protein; amino-acid sequence: MKPKLLRNLPRLLLLLGAWIVCASSPSFAFDKEVTGTVNDEKGNELAGVTVTIKGTTRGTNTDANGRYRITVPENNAVLVFSYIGYSAQEIAVGARSVIDVKLNPGDVNLSEVVVTALGVSKEARKIGYAVTTVDGSALTRARETNIGNSLVGRVAGLNVKGTNSGPGGTAKILMRGMPSMNSAGSPLIVINGVPMDNTQRGSAGEWGGADGGDGLGNLNPDDIETMTVLKGQSASALYGARASNGVILVTTKRGKKGDFAVDYNMNLTTDQPVNFTDFQYEYGQGINGQKPTTVATAQQTGRMSWGSKLDGSSVIQFDGKQYPYVAQRDNIKNFYKMGSNFTNTVAVTRGGENGSFRLSLSNLDNKGIIENTGLTRKTINLTADQNITSKLSFSVLANYIDERVKNKPILSDGPMNANNGLMLATNIDQRILAPGYNTTTGREIIFSDDEYVTNPYFVVNQFVNNVNRKRLISMVSTKYQFADWIYAQARVGYDNANDRIFKVTPWGTAYSNGTKGGLDELSNAQRTELNIDGLLGVNKSFGADFSVNALLGGNIRKNNYEKIGINGGPFVLPYLYSWNNVVNYNRNYEVANTEVQSGYYNVDLAYKSFLTIGTTGRYDTYSTLPSANRSIFTPSVTGALVFSDLVRVPNLSFGKLRASYAMTSGEPTTAYGTSVYYSVGNAINGVATGNFSDRLPNLFLKPFTKTELELGLELRFFGSRLGFDVAYYTQKTRNEIMPANYSWATGYSSGVVGTGSVQNNGLELQITGTPIRKSNLNWNISLNMTSVHNKILKTDENNNPITLGSNRATLGNAVTAFVVGESGPQIRAYDYKYAANGQIVVDAAGLPVRGNLINAGTVLPTLYGGLNNDFTFGGFNLSFLIDYNYGNKILSATENYAYRRGLHKATLVGREGGVTTGVGEGGAANTVAATAQAYYTALANNVTKVSVVDGDFIKMRQLTFGYNLPVRLLEKMPLIRAVNVSVVARNLFYIMKKTTNIDPEASFGSNLNYSGIEGANLPAIRNYGVNLNIKFK
- a CDS encoding SusD/RagB family nutrient-binding outer membrane lipoprotein, giving the protein MKKRIIAISFLIGALQFSCSDDFDALNTDPTKASSSTFDPNLLLPTSQWTYVNAYSGYNGPILFQSMWAQVYASTTSGAANYYTNADKYVISGNTNDYQGRTWNEGFKAASFAYEMEQLTKGNPAQVNLNSIAIIMQAQCLATVSDIYGDIPYTQALQGKAGTSLPVYDTQESIYKSLLSRLETATAALSTSALVPSNDAFAYKGDVAKWKRFGYSLMLKLAMRLTKVDAATAKTYAEKAAAGGVFSSVADDAYVVADNANNYGNGNGAALSTAADVYQVRWSKTMIDYLKANEDPRLSVVAEVPASGLAANQDMTIAGNTAPAAQLGLPNGYDLNGGATDITKSPGYPGGTGTGGDVTPIGKYSRPTLLFRSRNAPLFVLTYAETELLLAEAATRGFAVTGSAAQHYKNGVAAGIQSLAKFGTAATIDAATATAYADAHPLVAANALKQINEQYWATTGLLQNFGEAWNNWKRSGFPQLTPVNYTGNFSNGTIPRRQPYPTTEATLNTANYQSATGRLASGDNWVSRVWWDK